The Tenacibaculum sp. MAR_2010_89 genome has a window encoding:
- a CDS encoding HEAT repeat domain-containing protein: MDYKEYKNTIIDYLSENLSEVKKHEFESFLKVNPQHREEFDQMKSFWSIEESTPEPSTAMDVKFYTMLNAEEQKKESVSLLKRIETFLLGSVTKQLAYTVVILVAGFFIGKEMTSSSGVSEDSIKYAQKETENVRSQLVLALLEQPSANKRLQAVNEANKLNEVTETIIKALFSTLNNDTNVNVRLSAVEALGNYTDIPIVREGLIASISLQKAPLVQIALADLMVILQEKKAVKSFKKLIEKEDVNESAKEKMKESIQQII; the protein is encoded by the coding sequence ATGGATTATAAAGAATATAAAAATACAATTATAGATTATTTATCAGAAAATTTATCTGAAGTTAAAAAACATGAGTTTGAGAGCTTTCTTAAGGTGAATCCGCAGCATAGAGAAGAATTTGATCAGATGAAGTCATTTTGGAGTATTGAAGAATCTACTCCAGAACCTAGCACAGCAATGGATGTGAAATTCTATACAATGTTAAATGCTGAAGAGCAGAAGAAAGAAAGTGTATCACTTTTAAAAAGAATAGAAACTTTTTTATTAGGGAGCGTAACAAAACAACTCGCATATACAGTGGTGATTTTGGTTGCAGGTTTTTTTATTGGTAAAGAAATGACTAGTTCTTCAGGAGTATCAGAAGACTCAATAAAATATGCGCAAAAAGAAACAGAAAATGTACGTTCACAATTGGTGTTAGCATTACTAGAGCAACCGTCTGCAAATAAACGATTACAAGCAGTAAATGAGGCTAATAAGCTCAATGAGGTAACAGAAACTATAATAAAAGCATTGTTTTCTACACTGAATAATGATACAAATGTAAATGTAAGATTATCAGCTGTTGAAGCATTGGGTAATTATACCGATATACCAATAGTAAGAGAAGGATTAATAGCATCAATTTCACTTCAAAAAGCACCTTTAGTACAAATAGCTTTAGCAGATTTAATGGTAATTTTACAAGAGAAAAAAGCTGTAAAATCATTTAAAAAACTGATAGAAAAAGAAGATGTAAATGAAAGTGCAAAAGAAAAAATGAAAGAAAGTATTCAACAAATTATTTAA
- a CDS encoding RNA polymerase sigma factor, whose product METLSDNSLMLKVKHGENHKLGLLYERYKRRLFGFFYQMNKDASLSEDLVQNVFIRVLKYKHTYTEESKFITWIFQIARNVNYDNFKKIKKHQHKNIEEVDYTLNGYDDIQKDIETSENTFILKKAMQLLSNEKREFLTLSKFKELKYKEVGQIMGCTEGAARTKVHRALQELKEVYLTLDKR is encoded by the coding sequence TTGGAAACATTATCAGATAATTCATTAATGCTGAAGGTGAAACATGGTGAAAACCATAAACTAGGATTGTTGTATGAAAGGTATAAAAGACGATTATTTGGTTTTTTTTATCAAATGAACAAGGATGCTAGTTTAAGTGAAGATTTAGTGCAAAATGTATTTATTAGGGTTTTAAAATATAAGCATACCTATACAGAAGAAAGTAAGTTTATTACCTGGATATTTCAAATAGCAAGAAATGTAAACTACGATAATTTTAAAAAAATCAAAAAACACCAACATAAAAATATAGAAGAAGTAGATTATACATTAAATGGTTATGATGACATACAAAAAGATATAGAAACATCAGAAAACACATTTATTTTAAAAAAAGCAATGCAATTATTATCTAATGAAAAAAGAGAGTTTTTAACTTTAAGTAAGTTTAAAGAATTGAAATATAAAGAGGTTGGACAAATAATGGGGTGTACTGAAGGAGCGGCTAGAACAAAAGTTCATAGAGCTTTACAAGAATTAAAAGAAGTTTATTTAACCTTAGATAAAAGATAA
- the trxB gene encoding thioredoxin-disulfide reductase: MAEKIKCLIIGSGPAGYTAAIYAARADMKPVMYTGMQMGGQLTTTTEVDNFPGYPNGTDGTAMMEDLKSQAERFGTEVRFGMVTSVEFSDKEGGIHKVIVDETTEIEAETVIISTGATAKYLGLESEQRLIGGGVSACATCDGFFYKGQDVVVVGAGDTAAEEATYLANICSKVTILVRKDYMRASKAMQHRVNKTENITVLYNTEIDEVLGDNVVEGVRAVNNQTGDKTDISVTGVFIAIGHKPNTGIFKGVLDMDDTGYLITNGKSTKTNMPGVFAAGDVQDKEYRQAVTAAGTGCMAALDAERYLGALE; encoded by the coding sequence ATGGCAGAAAAAATAAAATGTTTAATCATTGGTTCTGGACCAGCAGGATATACAGCAGCAATTTACGCAGCTAGAGCAGATATGAAACCAGTAATGTATACAGGTATGCAAATGGGAGGTCAATTAACTACTACTACTGAAGTTGATAATTTTCCTGGTTACCCTAATGGTACTGATGGAACTGCTATGATGGAAGATTTAAAAAGTCAAGCTGAAAGATTTGGAACTGAGGTTCGTTTTGGTATGGTAACAAGTGTAGAGTTTTCTGATAAAGAAGGAGGTATTCATAAAGTTATTGTAGATGAAACTACAGAAATTGAAGCAGAAACTGTAATTATTTCTACTGGAGCTACGGCTAAATATTTAGGATTAGAAAGTGAACAACGTTTAATAGGCGGTGGAGTTTCTGCTTGTGCAACTTGTGATGGTTTCTTTTATAAAGGGCAAGATGTTGTTGTAGTTGGTGCAGGAGATACTGCAGCAGAAGAAGCAACATATTTAGCTAATATTTGTAGTAAAGTAACTATTTTGGTTCGTAAAGACTATATGAGAGCTTCTAAAGCGATGCAACACCGTGTTAATAAAACAGAAAATATTACTGTTTTATATAATACTGAAATTGACGAGGTTTTAGGTGATAATGTTGTTGAAGGTGTAAGAGCTGTAAATAATCAAACTGGTGATAAAACTGATATTTCTGTTACTGGAGTGTTTATTGCAATTGGCCATAAACCTAATACGGGTATTTTTAAAGGAGTATTAGATATGGATGATACAGGATATTTAATTACTAACGGAAAATCAACAAAAACAAATATGCCTGGAGTATTTGCTGCAGGTGATGTTCAAGATAAAGAATACAGGCAAGCTGTAACTGCTGCAGGTACTGGTTGTATGGCAGCCTTAGATGCTGAACGTTATTTAGGTGCTTTAGAATAA
- a CDS encoding DUF4230 domain-containing protein, which yields MELLFLGLAGGAIASYFIFQKFALSSKKNLTQKQSVVLLDKIKKVSKLITVEGEFAEIYHHENSQEKFLGLFTSKKKAIILINAKVLIGFDFRKIKMLADTKSKTISLSEFPQPEIFSIEPSIRFYDIQNGFLNKFSSDDLTKVNAEAKDHISQKVPESNLMQTANREALEAIMLMNSLVETIGWKLDYSSLELPNEKITLID from the coding sequence ATGGAATTACTTTTTTTAGGTTTGGCTGGAGGAGCTATTGCTTCTTATTTTATATTTCAAAAATTTGCACTAAGTAGTAAAAAAAATCTAACACAAAAACAATCTGTTGTTTTGTTAGATAAAATTAAAAAAGTTTCAAAACTAATAACTGTTGAAGGAGAATTCGCAGAAATATACCATCATGAAAACTCCCAAGAAAAGTTCCTTGGACTTTTTACCAGTAAAAAGAAAGCTATTATATTAATTAACGCTAAAGTTCTTATTGGCTTTGATTTTAGAAAAATTAAAATGTTAGCAGATACTAAAAGCAAAACAATTTCATTATCTGAATTTCCTCAACCTGAAATTTTCTCAATAGAGCCTTCTATTCGTTTTTATGATATTCAAAATGGTTTTTTAAATAAATTTAGTTCAGATGATTTAACCAAGGTTAACGCTGAAGCCAAAGATCACATTTCTCAAAAAGTACCAGAAAGTAACCTAATGCAAACTGCCAATAGAGAAGCCTTAGAAGCAATTATGCTAATGAATAGCCTAGTAGAAACCATTGGCTGGAAATTAGACTACTCTTCATTGGAACTTCCTAATGAAAAAATAACGTTAATTGATTAA
- a CDS encoding MmcQ/YjbR family DNA-binding protein: MNIEQLHNYCNSKKGVTEHFPFDDVTLVFKVMGKMYALIGLDKWENGDQKINLKCNPEWSEELRTNYDSINPGFHMNKKHWNTVILNNDVSDNFAFELIDHSYNLVVKGLTKKLKTELDTL, translated from the coding sequence ATGAACATAGAACAACTACATAATTACTGTAATTCTAAAAAGGGAGTAACAGAACACTTTCCTTTTGATGATGTTACTTTAGTATTTAAAGTTATGGGAAAAATGTATGCTCTCATAGGTTTAGATAAGTGGGAAAATGGAGACCAGAAAATAAACTTAAAATGTAATCCTGAATGGAGCGAAGAATTACGTACTAATTACGATAGTATAAACCCAGGATTTCATATGAATAAAAAACACTGGAACACTGTTATTTTAAACAATGATGTTTCTGATAATTTTGCCTTTGAATTGATTGACCATTCATATAACCTAGTAGTTAAAGGACTTACAAAAAAACTAAAAACCGAATTAGACACCTTATAG
- a CDS encoding 5-formyltetrahydrofolate cyclo-ligase, with protein sequence MKKNDLRIQYKQRRKDLSNVQKEELEQNIYQQVFNIKITNIKNVHLFLSMEKFNEINTTPIIKFFRDLDKKIIVSRCNFHDDSLTHYLLDENTKLELNKFGVPEPVNAKEINVKEIDLVFVPLLISDAKKYRVGYGKGFYDRFLASCKKDVKTIGLNFFKPIDTIEDINEFDIPLDKVIYPQ encoded by the coding sequence ATGAAAAAAAATGATTTAAGAATTCAATACAAACAAAGAAGAAAAGATTTATCGAATGTTCAAAAAGAAGAGCTAGAGCAAAATATTTACCAACAAGTTTTTAATATAAAGATAACAAATATTAAGAATGTTCATTTATTTTTATCAATGGAAAAGTTTAATGAAATCAACACTACTCCTATCATTAAATTCTTCAGAGACCTTGATAAAAAGATAATTGTAAGTCGATGCAATTTTCATGACGACTCTTTAACGCATTACTTATTAGATGAGAATACAAAACTTGAACTTAACAAATTTGGTGTTCCTGAGCCTGTTAATGCTAAAGAAATAAATGTAAAAGAAATTGATTTAGTTTTTGTTCCTTTATTAATTTCTGATGCAAAAAAATATAGAGTTGGCTACGGAAAAGGGTTTTATGATCGTTTTTTGGCTTCCTGTAAAAAAGATGTAAAAACTATAGGTCTCAATTTTTTTAAACCCATTGACACTATAGAAGACATTAATGAATTTGACATTCCTTTAGATAAAGTTATTTACCCTCAATAA
- the rho gene encoding transcription termination factor Rho translates to MFEISELKAKKLTDLQEVAKKIGLTKTSQLKKLDLVYKILDAQAEATSKEEKPAKKEAPKEKPKRKRIAKNAPVSQEKKEEVVVNKQEEQVVPKKVEKAPKVENTPKKEVAVDKKEVVVEKTVNKEVVKPKGTNNRGKEAPKPRERSKTEEVKRTDDRKPQHAQNNRPQRNTQNKNNNNNNNNKHHQNKNNNNKHHHKSGNKYRDPDFEFDGIIESEGVLEMMPDGYGFLRSSDYNYLSSPDDIYVSQSQIKLFGLKTGDTVLGNVRPPKEGEKYFPLIRVSKINGLSPNIVRDRVSFEHLTPLFANEKFNLAERGSSLSTRIIDLFSPIGKGQRGMIVAQPKTGKTMLLKDVANAIAANHPEVYQIVLLIDERPEEVTDMKRNVRGEVVASTFDEPADKHVRVANIVLEKAKRLVECGHDVVILLDSITRLARAYNTVAPASGKILSGGIDANALHKPKRFFGAARNIENGGSLTIIATALTETGSKMDEVIFEEFKGTGNMELQLDRNISNRRIYPAIDLIKSSTRRDDLLLDEKTVKRMWVLRKYLADMNPIEAMEFIQQRIKTSINNDEFLISMNG, encoded by the coding sequence ATGTTCGAGATTTCGGAATTAAAAGCTAAGAAACTTACTGATTTACAAGAAGTAGCCAAGAAAATTGGGTTAACTAAAACGAGTCAGTTAAAAAAGTTAGATTTAGTTTACAAAATTTTGGATGCTCAGGCTGAAGCTACTAGTAAAGAAGAAAAGCCGGCAAAAAAAGAAGCTCCAAAAGAAAAGCCAAAAAGAAAAAGAATTGCCAAAAATGCACCAGTTTCTCAAGAAAAGAAAGAGGAAGTTGTTGTAAATAAGCAAGAAGAACAAGTTGTTCCTAAAAAAGTTGAAAAGGCTCCAAAAGTAGAAAACACTCCTAAGAAAGAAGTAGCTGTAGATAAAAAAGAGGTAGTTGTTGAAAAAACAGTGAACAAGGAAGTTGTAAAGCCTAAAGGAACTAATAATAGAGGTAAAGAGGCTCCAAAACCAAGAGAAAGAAGTAAAACTGAAGAGGTTAAAAGAACGGACGATAGAAAGCCGCAACATGCTCAAAATAATAGGCCTCAAAGAAATACTCAGAATAAGAACAACAATAATAATAACAACAATAAACATCATCAAAATAAAAATAATAACAACAAGCATCATCACAAGAGTGGTAATAAATACCGCGATCCTGATTTTGAGTTTGATGGAATTATAGAAAGTGAAGGTGTATTAGAAATGATGCCAGATGGATACGGTTTTTTACGTTCATCTGATTATAACTATTTATCATCACCTGATGATATTTATGTATCACAATCACAAATAAAATTATTCGGTTTAAAAACTGGAGATACTGTTTTAGGTAATGTGCGTCCTCCGAAAGAAGGAGAAAAATACTTTCCTTTAATCAGAGTGTCAAAAATAAATGGATTAAGTCCGAATATTGTACGTGATAGAGTGTCTTTTGAACATTTAACACCACTTTTTGCAAATGAGAAATTTAATTTAGCAGAAAGAGGAAGTTCACTTTCAACAAGAATAATTGATTTGTTTTCACCAATAGGTAAAGGGCAACGTGGTATGATCGTAGCACAGCCAAAAACGGGTAAAACAATGTTGTTGAAAGATGTGGCAAATGCTATTGCAGCGAATCACCCAGAAGTTTATCAAATAGTTTTATTAATTGATGAGCGTCCTGAAGAGGTTACTGATATGAAACGTAATGTACGTGGAGAAGTTGTAGCATCTACTTTTGATGAGCCAGCTGATAAGCATGTACGAGTTGCTAATATAGTTTTAGAAAAAGCAAAACGTTTAGTTGAATGTGGTCATGACGTAGTAATTTTATTAGATTCTATTACACGTTTAGCAAGAGCTTATAATACTGTAGCACCAGCTTCGGGTAAAATATTATCTGGAGGTATTGATGCTAATGCATTACATAAGCCAAAGCGTTTCTTTGGAGCAGCTCGTAATATAGAAAATGGAGGGTCTTTAACCATTATAGCTACGGCACTTACTGAAACTGGATCTAAAATGGATGAAGTTATCTTTGAAGAGTTTAAAGGTACTGGTAATATGGAGCTTCAGTTAGATCGTAATATTTCTAATCGTAGAATTTACCCTGCAATTGATTTAATAAAATCAAGTACACGTAGAGATGATTTATTATTAGATGAGAAAACAGTAAAACGTATGTGGGTATTACGTAAGTATTTAGCTGATATGAACCCAATAGAAGCCATGGAATTTATTCAGCAACGAATAAAAACATCTATAAATAATGATGAGTTCTTAATTTCTATGAACGGATAG
- a CDS encoding DUF4293 domain-containing protein encodes MIQRIQSIYLLLAGAISGGLTLLVNLWIQAKENTPIYIIDLFTSDSISQKTVPVLFFTSAIISIVTIFLFKNRQLQFVLGRLNMLTNLFLLGLLIYLSLTLPGENTVSEKGIGMFLPVIVILLVVLANKAIKKDEDLVKSVDRLR; translated from the coding sequence ATGATACAAAGAATACAATCAATATATCTTTTATTAGCAGGTGCTATTTCTGGAGGATTAACTTTATTAGTTAATTTATGGATACAAGCTAAAGAAAATACACCTATATATATAATAGACTTATTTACTAGTGATTCTATTTCTCAAAAAACAGTTCCTGTATTATTTTTCACCTCTGCTATAATATCAATTGTTACTATATTTTTATTTAAAAATAGACAGTTACAATTTGTATTAGGTAGATTAAATATGTTGACAAACCTTTTTTTATTAGGATTATTGATTTATTTATCGCTAACATTACCTGGAGAAAATACTGTTTCTGAGAAAGGTATTGGGATGTTCTTACCTGTTATTGTTATTTTGCTAGTAGTTTTAGCTAATAAAGCAATTAAAAAGGACGAAGATCTTGTAAAATCTGTTGATAGATTACGATAA
- a CDS encoding response regulator transcription factor: MSYKIKVHIADDHKILIEGVIALINIEDDIEVEGFSLTGREVINWSKKNTADILILDINMPEMDGIDVLKTFQQRDTKIKTIILSSLSDPKLVQEMIVLGANGFLEKSSASEHIVDAIRAVNKGLQYFNEDIKSKLFNLYVTGSKNKIKREESHKDLTERELEVLTLIAQEKSSSEIADKLRISVKTVETYRRSLYKKLKVKNVVGLAMYAVRNNIV, from the coding sequence ATGAGTTACAAGATTAAAGTTCATATAGCCGATGATCATAAGATCCTTATAGAAGGAGTGATAGCGCTAATAAATATCGAAGATGACATTGAAGTCGAAGGCTTTTCTTTAACAGGAAGAGAAGTGATAAACTGGTCTAAAAAAAACACTGCTGATATATTGATATTAGATATTAATATGCCAGAGATGGATGGAATAGATGTTTTAAAAACGTTTCAACAACGTGATACAAAAATTAAAACAATTATTTTATCTAGCTTAAGTGATCCAAAGCTTGTACAAGAAATGATTGTACTTGGTGCAAATGGATTTTTAGAAAAAAGTTCTGCTAGCGAACATATTGTAGACGCTATTAGAGCTGTAAATAAAGGGTTGCAATATTTTAATGAAGATATTAAAAGCAAACTTTTTAATTTATACGTTACCGGTTCAAAAAATAAAATCAAACGAGAGGAATCTCACAAAGATCTAACTGAACGAGAGTTAGAAGTATTAACATTGATTGCCCAAGAAAAAAGTTCATCTGAAATAGCCGATAAGTTAAGAATAAGTGTAAAAACTGTTGAAACATATCGCAGAAGCCTATATAAAAAACTAAAAGTGAAAAATGTAGTAGGTTTAGCGATGTATGCAGTTAGGAACAATATAGTATAA
- a CDS encoding tetratricopeptide repeat-containing sensor histidine kinase: MKYKKILFFLFYTLTFINIINAKNKFVKIALNKAIFFTYTNSDTIPLVKKYIIAKDNFKNELYGKTLTEALILFHEINNNKNNDTISYLVPELIASVYNKTNKNKKAIKYYKFALHNFIFAQKDITLDKKDISREINNSDIESELGKYYLKIGSLYFKQFKNTSNSLIAKKKTSSNNKLNLYRDSALFYSSKLDKLKFTNSTIEKYKAISYTNLSALYFLDTIYDKAEFFALKAVKFHQKSGERIRIAGALNNLGSVYFSQEKYFEAKKTYNKAIEVIKNQKSFKAIRFKVSLYENLAWVMRNLGEVEAYDNLETSYELGDTIRNRNWKAVIKQAENKHNETIKELENEREIAIAKAELEKENTDKMLAGLSLLILIVSGVVIYNYRLRQNNLQLKLSQNKLIEKQNINRIKSESQIKILNATLDGKETERKQIAETLHDSVSALLSSANMHLRATKKQFNGNTPVELEKTQQIILEASQKVRDLSHNLVSSILLKFGLGYAIKDIGSKYSNSELHFHTNISNISRYNQEFEIKLYNVIHELINNILKHSKASNAHIVLEDKNGFLSVLIEDDGIGFNYKDNKIKTGLGLNQIEARIQMMNGNFLIESAKEKGTKATITVPIKNRSLVTA; the protein is encoded by the coding sequence ATGAAATATAAAAAAATTTTATTTTTTTTATTTTACACCTTAACATTCATTAATATAATTAATGCAAAAAATAAATTTGTAAAAATAGCCTTGAACAAGGCTATTTTTTTCACATATACAAATTCGGATACCATACCATTGGTTAAAAAATATATCATAGCTAAAGATAATTTTAAAAATGAGCTCTATGGTAAAACATTAACAGAAGCGTTAATTTTATTTCATGAAATCAACAACAATAAAAATAATGACACAATTTCTTATTTAGTTCCCGAATTAATAGCTTCAGTATATAATAAAACAAATAAAAATAAAAAAGCAATTAAATATTATAAGTTTGCTCTTCATAACTTTATTTTTGCGCAAAAGGATATTACTTTAGACAAAAAAGACATTTCGAGAGAAATAAATAATTCAGACATAGAAAGTGAACTCGGGAAATATTACCTTAAAATTGGAAGTTTATATTTCAAACAATTTAAAAACACTTCCAACTCACTAATAGCTAAAAAAAAAACTTCCTCTAACAATAAGTTAAATCTATATAGAGATAGTGCTCTTTTTTATTCTTCAAAATTAGATAAATTAAAGTTTACAAATAGCACAATCGAAAAATATAAAGCTATCTCATATACAAATTTATCAGCCTTGTACTTTCTTGATACTATCTATGATAAAGCTGAATTTTTTGCTCTTAAAGCAGTTAAGTTTCATCAAAAAAGTGGTGAAAGAATAAGAATAGCTGGCGCTTTAAATAACTTGGGAAGTGTTTATTTCTCACAAGAAAAATACTTTGAAGCAAAAAAGACATATAACAAGGCTATTGAAGTTATAAAAAATCAAAAAAGTTTTAAAGCAATTCGTTTTAAAGTATCTCTTTATGAAAACTTAGCTTGGGTAATGAGAAATTTAGGGGAAGTCGAAGCTTATGACAACCTTGAAACATCCTATGAATTAGGAGATACAATAAGAAATAGAAACTGGAAAGCAGTAATAAAACAGGCAGAGAACAAACATAATGAAACTATCAAAGAATTAGAAAATGAAAGAGAAATAGCTATTGCTAAGGCTGAATTAGAAAAAGAAAACACAGATAAAATGCTAGCCGGATTAAGTTTACTTATACTTATTGTTTCTGGTGTTGTTATTTATAATTACAGATTACGTCAAAATAATCTTCAATTAAAATTATCTCAAAATAAATTAATAGAGAAACAAAACATTAATCGAATTAAATCAGAATCTCAAATTAAAATTTTAAATGCTACTTTAGACGGTAAAGAAACTGAGCGAAAACAAATTGCAGAAACTCTTCACGACAGTGTAAGTGCTTTACTTTCTTCTGCCAACATGCATTTACGTGCTACAAAAAAACAATTTAACGGTAATACTCCTGTTGAATTAGAAAAAACGCAACAAATTATTTTAGAAGCGTCACAAAAAGTTAGAGATCTTTCTCATAATTTAGTTTCGTCTATTCTTTTAAAATTTGGTTTAGGATATGCCATAAAAGATATTGGTAGCAAATATTCAAATTCTGAACTTCATTTTCATACAAACATTAGTAACATTAGTAGGTATAATCAAGAATTTGAAATAAAACTATACAATGTTATTCACGAATTGATTAATAATATTTTAAAACATAGTAAAGCTAGTAATGCTCATATTGTTTTAGAAGATAAAAATGGATTTCTTTCTGTTTTAATTGAAGACGATGGTATTGGTTTTAATTATAAAGACAATAAAATAAAAACAGGATTAGGCTTAAATCAAATAGAAGCTAGAATTCAAATGATGAATGGAAATTTTTTAATAGAATCTGCCAAAGAAAAAGGAACAAAAGCTACTATAACTGTTCCTATAAAAAATAGAAGTTTGGTTACCGCTTAG
- a CDS encoding metallophosphoesterase, translating to MKKVLLLSDTHSFIDEQILKFVKQADEVWHAGDIGNLEVTDTLKKYKPLRAVYGNIDDKDARAEFPLDAKFMVEGVSVWITHIGGYPNKYNQRVREALKNDPPKLFICGHSHILKVQFDKKLNLLHLNPGAAGKHGFHQVRTMLRFELEKGDIKNLEIVELAKR from the coding sequence ATGAAAAAAGTCTTATTGTTATCAGATACCCATAGTTTTATTGATGAGCAAATACTAAAATTTGTAAAACAGGCCGATGAAGTTTGGCATGCTGGAGACATCGGTAATTTAGAGGTTACAGATACCTTAAAAAAGTACAAGCCTTTAAGAGCTGTTTATGGAAATATAGATGATAAAGATGCCAGAGCTGAATTTCCGTTAGATGCTAAATTCATGGTTGAAGGAGTTTCTGTTTGGATAACACATATAGGTGGCTACCCGAATAAATATAATCAAAGAGTTAGAGAGGCTTTAAAAAATGACCCTCCTAAATTATTTATATGTGGGCATTCTCATATTTTAAAAGTTCAGTTTGATAAAAAACTAAACTTACTACATTTAAATCCTGGGGCAGCTGGTAAGCACGGATTTCATCAAGTACGAACTATGTTACGATTTGAATTAGAAAAAGGTGATATAAAAAATTTAGAAATTGTTGAGTTAGCTAAGCGGTAA
- the truA gene encoding tRNA pseudouridine(38-40) synthase TruA, translating into MRYFIELSYNGKNYHGWQIQPDAISVQEEINNAINKILQSNIAVVGAGRTDAGVHASQMYAHFDTSKIIDANFTYKLNVVLPNDIVIYNTIPVEEDAHARFDAVSRSYEYKIWLGRNPFLLDTTWQLHHKYKNINVELMNEAATILLEYEDFECFSKVKTDVHTFICEISNAKWVLNENELTFHITANRFLRNMVRAIVGTLLDVGMGKISVNDFKKIIESKNRSNAGLSVPAKGLFLTNVAYNYI; encoded by the coding sequence TTGAGGTATTTTATTGAGCTTTCATACAATGGAAAAAACTACCATGGCTGGCAAATTCAACCAGATGCTATAAGCGTACAAGAAGAAATTAATAACGCAATAAATAAAATTTTACAAAGTAATATTGCTGTTGTAGGTGCAGGTAGAACAGATGCTGGAGTTCATGCATCACAAATGTATGCTCATTTTGATACATCAAAAATTATTGATGCTAATTTTACCTATAAATTAAATGTTGTTTTACCTAATGATATTGTTATTTACAATACCATACCTGTTGAAGAAGATGCTCATGCAAGATTTGATGCTGTTAGCAGAAGTTATGAATACAAAATTTGGCTTGGAAGGAATCCTTTTTTATTAGATACTACTTGGCAACTGCATCATAAATACAAGAATATTAATGTTGAACTTATGAATGAAGCAGCTACGATATTGCTTGAATATGAAGACTTTGAATGCTTTTCAAAAGTAAAAACAGATGTTCATACTTTTATTTGTGAAATAAGTAATGCTAAGTGGGTACTTAATGAAAATGAATTAACCTTTCATATCACTGCCAATCGATTTTTAAGGAATATGGTACGTGCAATTGTAGGTACTTTATTAGATGTTGGAATGGGTAAAATATCAGTTAATGATTTTAAAAAAATTATTGAGAGTAAAAACAGAAGTAATGCAGGACTTTCAGTTCCAGCAAAAGGATTATTTTTAACAAACGTAGCATATAATTATATATAG